The genomic region AGGCTTGTTCATCGCTGTCCTGCCCACCCTAATCCAGGCTGGCGAGGAAGGACCGGGCAGGCAAGTGGCCCCTTTACACTTCTGTGTACAGGAGCTCAGAAAGCCTTTTTTCTTCATGACATCAATCTGTGATGGTGAAACCATGTTAAATCATCACTCCcttctttctgttctttctcCTCCATCATTGGCAGTGTGTTCATGGGAGGCCTACGTGTTCTGATGCTGCTGGGTCAGGTTTTGTCCTCCCTGGTAGCAGTGCTTCTGCTGTGCGCTGCGGTAAAGGCCTACCTGATTGGCCCGTTCTACAAGAAGCTGCATGCAGAATGCAAGGGCTCAAAGGAGATCCTTGTGCTGGGGACCACAGCTTTCGTTTTTCTTATGCTTACGGTATGTTCTCCTCATCTTTCTCATTCacactgctgtcccatcctccTTGTCTTCATGTAGTAGAAGACTTCTTTCATTCCGTGCACCAACATCTTGTCGTCTTTCAGCATATAGtaccggtcaaaagtttgagtgcactTGGTGGAAACTAGTTGTCTTCACATCTGATGTTTTACATCCAGGTCACTAGTTAGAGTTGTCCTTTACTTTTGTTCTACCCCAGATATTTATTATCTTATTGCTTATTACAGTACTGCTCCTGGTATGAGAAATGTCATTAAGTGTTCTTACATCCATAACCGATTGCTGCAGGTGACTGAGTTCCTGGACATTTCAATGGAACTGGGATGTTTCCTGGCTGGAGCACTTCTGTCATCTCAGGGTCACATTGTCACTGCTGAAGTTTTGAGCTGCATCGAACCAATTAGAGACTTCCTTGCCATCATATTCTTTGCCTCCATTGGTGAGCTCATGTTTTGTACAAGTGGAACTGAAGTGCTACTTTTACAGAGTGTTGCCAGTCTAatgatgatattttttttatgctgcCGATCAAGTTAAGCCAAAGAAGGCATCTGGTTATTGAgggttttattctgtttctggAAGCAAATTGAATTATGTTCCATGAATTTTGTATCTTTCTTTTTACATTGAAAAGTGTTTGGGATGATTGACTTTGTTCTCATTTTGACAGGTCTTCATGTTTTCCCTACATTTGTGCTGTATGAACTGACCATCCTGATGGTGCTAACCTTTTCTCTAGTCATCATGAAGGTAAAGTTCTTGTACCTTGATTGTGGAAACTGTCTGGCTCCACTGCCTAGATTCCGGACATCATGAACCATACTAGTTGTTCGAAGAATGTAGGCTTGAGGATTATGCAGCAATGAAGAAAGTTGTGTATGCTCACATTGTCCATTGCTGTCTTTCGCTAGTTTCTGATAGCCATGCTGGTGTTATCGGTCATTCTCCCACATGAGATCAGACACATGCGGTGGATCGTTTCAGCAGGCCTGGCACAGGTTAGCGAGTTCTCCTTTGTCCTTGGCAGTCGAGCCCGCAGGGCAGGCATCATCTCCCGAGAGGTGAGCACTTAGTCAACGTGAGAATCCCAAGGCAGTTGCTTCCTGTCTGTCTTAGTGTTTGTCTGTCTCTTATTACTTGATAAGTCCTGTGTGTGGTATCTATTGGTTATGATTGTGTTTTCAAAACCTACCAGCGTGTACAAGTTTTATTCATTAACCGGTAACACAAATATCTAACGGtggtgtatttgtgtgtgtccaGTACAAACAGAATGTCACTGAACATGTTATACTTTCCCTGTCAGCTCACACATTGTAGTCAATATGTTCTAAGGCTGGCCACTGTGTGATGCCTGTGTTGTTACAATAGagttattatattattacatgTAACATGCATTGCATTGATCTGCAACCACAGCAGTTTCACAAAGAATTCTGTCTTAAAACTTATTCCCTGAACCACGTATATGCGTGCACACCAAATATCTTGAACTATATCATACCATTTATTCTGTACTATTTTAGCAATACCTGAATATTTAGAGTACAATTTCAGGCCATACGTATTTAGTTGATGCATGTCAACATGTCATTGTGTTCATAAGTAGATCTGTTGTCTTGGAATGTCAGGGGTGTAAACTTTGTAGGTAAGCTTGTTTCTTAAGAAGGGAGTTTTACTTAAGCATTGTGCATGTTGTTTAGAAAGTAAGTGCTTTTTGTAGTTATGCTACAGATGCTTATTTCAAATCATCGTATTGAGTGAAATTTGATTTATAGTGTTTATTTGAAAACGTAAATATCAGTGATTGCTTAAAACTACATTGCAGTTTATATCTTTCACATCTTTAGAATGTGTAGATTTAGGTTTGTGTGTTTCATACAAATGCTCTCTGATTTGTTGACAGGTGTATCTACTCATCCTTAGCGTCACAACACTCAGCCTACTGCTTGCTCCTGTGCTATGGAGAGCGGCTATCCTCAAATGTGTCCCTCGAGTTGAACGCAAGACAGTCACTTGATGTGACTAGTATGTCAGGATCCAGGGGAAATGCTACAAGGAATGGTGTCGCACCACGGGAAggattatttaatttgtttacatatttaaattttcatagtGATACATTGTCCCTGGTGGGTTGTCACTGAATTTTGTGTATGAGGAAAACTCTGGAAATATCCGAAcactgagtaaataattatttgcCATATGTGAAGGTGGATCCCTATGATAGTGTGAGGGAGAGTGTCTCACTCACatatgcacatactgtatacctTACACACTACAGTATTTGCTAACTACAACATTTTTTGCTGCACTGGTATTAGAAATGGtttgaatgtttaattttttttagtgaaATGGTTGTTAtataaattacaatataaaaatagCACAATGGTAAcgtttttttaaggaaaaaggTTTCCATATTACTTAAAATACTAAATGAAGATGCTTCCGAATGTGCCTTAAAATCACACATGCACTTTCACTTTGGATGAGTATTCATTCTCTAAAATAAGGTGTCCAAAAGAGTCCATCTTGTACCCATTTTACAGAAGACAGAAAACGCATATTAATGCATTCCAAAAGATAATTCCATTCCAGACACAACCAAAGATTTACAGCCCAGTGCTTGGGATTATCTGGACAATCACGAGTAATTGCTTTTAAACCCACCGATGACTGTTTATGGGGTATAATATATGTGTCTTAACCAGATTTTTTCATCATGTATGtgtacagaaatgcattttttttctccattgttttaatttggtGTGCTCATGGCTGAAAATAGAATCAccattttctgattttaaataactgttaaCATTCACATCTCAAAGTAATTTATAGGTATCTTTTAACTTTTTCCCAGTTGCAATGGTTTGGGGGAAAATATGTTtgtgaatttgtgtttttatgcctCCATGTCACAGGATTATGAGACATAGAATTTGATTATGTTATATGGTGAATACTTTATCAGCACAAATAGTAGAAATATacagtgattaaaaacaaaaattacaatgTAGGTACATTCAGTGCTAAACTATGTAAGGGCCTTTGTACTTAGCAGACACTACTGAAGTGTTTTATAACAATGTCCTTTTgtactttgtgttgttttgttttcataaaacatGTATGCTATCTTAAATTGCTAAGGTTGTTTTGTTTTAGGGTAAGCCATCATGTTCAAAGAGTCTAGGAATGAAGAATACTCAAAAATCTGCATTTCACTGTCTATAGATGTATTAAAGTCAGTTCAGTTGAAACAAAGTCCAGCTGTATGGATAATCACTTTTGCTGCATTAAATGCACCCAGTGACTCAGACAGTCTGACATAGTGTAAGTGTATACCCTGGTGAAGTTACTGTAGTTAAAGACCTCTTCGCAGTAATGTTAACCGGAAAAAGTACCGGGGTGATGTCTACTGACAACGCAGTTGCCCAATAAAAAGACACGAAACAGGAAGTTGCAATATTTCAGCCAATCCCACTACGCCGGAGGTTGGGTCTTTGGTTGCACGTCTTAAAACGTCACGTCGTGCGCATCCAATGATGGAGCTCCGATTTTGGACACCGCCAAGATCAGTTTGAGTAGAATAGAGATTATAGACAGAGCTCGAGACCGTTGTTGTTAGACGGCTGGCAGCAAACACTGGAAATTAAACGTAGGGCCCTCTGGAGTCGTAGAAGGAGAACGAGCTCATACTCGACGTGTCCGAAATAGTTTTCGCTTTCGTCTTTTTAAGGAAAATCGAGTAGAGGTTATGCTGTGTATTTTTTGAACGCGTAAGTTGATTTCCCTCCAGGTTTCACTTTTGTGCGGCGATTGTGACGGAGAAGGAGGGACGGACGGAGGTGAGCTGTCCGAGCCGAGGAGCGATCCGTGTGACAGACCACGACCGGCAACTGGAGTGTGACTTATATTATCGTCGCATTAAGAACCAACAACTTCGTATTTTCGCTGTGGATATTCGTCTGAACCATTTTTACTAGCAGATCAAATACATTTGCAGTCTAGGAACCTATTCTTTACAGGACGAggttaagttttatttttgtttctaagGTAAAATGGCTGACAGTAGCAACCGGACCATGAGGAGCAGGGCCCCCTCATGATCCATCAGAACAGAACAAACCCGGAGAGCTGTCAGTCtttctgctcggactgctgcgtCCCGTGGAACttagaaaaactgcaaaataggTTTGCATAGCAAATCGGCTAACGAGAGATAGAAGATACCATTTGAATCCACTCTTTCGCCGGTCGCCGGCTTTCTAATTTAGTTCGTACATTACACAGTTGCATCTAAATGTATTCGTGCACAAAAGAATTTTCGCAAAGTTTTTCTGTACGACTAGATGCCGTCGCTGCATATGCTGTTTATAATCCGAGTCTTAATAAGCGGGGAAAGTGCACAGCATCCATTTTGTGGCAGCACTCAGTTGAGGCTCCCTCTCTGTGAAACTTGTGTGTTGGTAACTCTGTaatagttttatatatttaatgtcGTATGGCAGACCGTGACGAAGTGCGGGGAGATCGCGGGCTCTCATGTGAATGAATATGGATTAGTGCGGGGTGAATTTCAATATTTCGACGAGTTTTGGAGCGCTTTGGCGCTTATTTCCTGTTTGGTTTACGGGGTCAgacctcctcttcctctgtccTCTGCCATCAGAAAAAAGGAGCTCAGAGACAATGAATTGACCCCAGTTTGTCGTAAGTGTTTATACTCGGTTTTGAtactttatttacttacttattccTCTGTAAGTCAGTGATAAGAACCTTATGGAAATCTTCGCGCTTCTTTTCCATCGCGTATTAAACTAGCATGTGTTAAACTCACGAGTTTGAGGCACACAACATAAAAAATAGTAATTGCGTTTTAAGCACGGTGCTGGATTATTCGTGTTTTTTAATCATGGTAAAATGCTCGCGATTATAATCGGAGTGATTAGTCCTGTACTGTAGGCCCgtgcatttaaaaagttttctgAAGCACAGAGTAACCCGCCTAAAATTCTGCAGCAATCGAGTCGTCGATTTCGCGAGTAAAAGTGCTCTGTTTTGCGCTGTGAGTATAATAGAGAGGCGGCCTCCTGCGCGCTAAAGAAGTGGATGTTGACGGTTTGCCGAGCGGGCCTCGTTCCTCAGTAACAGTAACACTGCCGCGATGCCGCGTTTTGTTCATTCGCCGGAATCGCCTCATTcgccttgttttgtttttcttgtgctCGGAGCGCGAAGGCGGCCGCTCGCTCCCTGGCCTTGACACGTacgtggggggggaggggggggggggagttggtGGAAGTGTGAAGTTGCTGCAGGACTGGGAGCGCGGCCTGACGCTGCGACTGGACTGACACTGAGGAGGGAGACGCCGCTACGGTGTCAACAGGCCAGTGTGTGGCCCCGTGCACGAGCACGGCGCGAGCGCAGCGTAGGACAGGACGGTGCGAGTGCAGTCTGCGCTCCCCTCTCCGGCCCGCGTTCCCGCGTCCTTTAACTTCGTATTTCATAATTCTTCCTTGTTTGcacattactttgtttttcttttttttttttttttttgtttagacGAGACTTCAAGTTTCAGACTAGGCTGAACGTGGTCGCTTAGACGGCGGGAACACTTTGTGGCTTTGAAAGCCGTTGCAGCGGTTCACAGAAGCTGTTTCAGTGCAAATACGCGAATGCAGTATGTGCCTCACTCGACAACTGGCACATACTGTTTTCGCAAGGTCTTCCATTTGCTGAGGGGGAAATGTACTATATCTGTCTCTAAAAGAATTTTAATTGCTGTGAAAGGGATGGTTCCAAGCCCAGTTGTCCCTTTGGAGTTGAAAACCAACACTGTTTATGTCTGAAATTTAGATTAATAACCGTTAAAGCTGCTGGACTAATTTTTCCCCACCATTCATTCTTCTGTCCTAGAGATCTATTACTGACGACTGAGAACAGCTTGTCTTCCCTCCAGAGACAACGTTGCCTCCTTCCTCCGCGGGACTTTGTATCATGGCAAAGGATGTGAGTACCGTGGTGTGTATGGTCCTCTtgtgatctctctctctctctctctctctctctctctctctctctctctctctctctctttcccccccccccctttggtaAGAGTTGTGTTTCAGGCGATGTCAGCTGTGTGTGCAGAGGCACAGCGTTGTGCCTGAGCTCGTGTGCATGTTTGCTGCAACGAGGTGGCCCAGATAAGGCCAGCTGGTACATAATAGTACTCAGTTGTGTTACATTTTCCACTGTCCTTCCTCTCAAAGGACTAATGGTGCTGTAAAGGACATTGTAACCTGTCATGTGTTTTATTCCCAAAAATTCACTTAAGGTTGGTTCCACTCTTCTGTAGAGACTTAATATTTTGGTAATTTATCATTGAAAGTATGGATATAGtggcatttatttaattaattagtgGGCAGCcagtagtgttgtggttagagctgctgcctttggacccagaggttacaggtttgaatctcaccttcagctgtagtacccttgagcaaggtgcttacccctaaattactccagtaaaatgatccagctgtataaatgggtaaataattgtaagtagtttaacattgtgagttgctgtggagaaaagcatcagctaaatgaataaatgtaaataaattttaacttgCTCACATCCTTATAATGAAAGagaaattttattaaatggCTTCCTGTTCTGTGGATTTTTGCCAACCATGGGGAACTGAATACACAGGCCCAGAAAACTTTATCATCTATATATTTGTAAAGTGTTCAGGTTTATCCACTTTATAGCTTCTCTGTTGCAGAGGTATCATTACCTGTATATGGATTAGCAAAGAAAGATGTGGCTGAAGAGTACAGACTTTTGGACCCTTTGGCCTCAGTGGTCCTTGATTGTCagaaaacatctgttttgtTCACTGGTGTAGGCAAACCTGAACTGAGTGGTTGTGATGGTTGCTAGTCATCACTATTTAATGTTGGACTGTGCTGAACTCCATGCCTGCTTCATCCTTTCTATGAATGTGTTGCAATTGAACTTTTAAAGAACTTCTAATTGTCATGTTTTCTGATATACAGGGTGGTCTGATTGAAGCCAATGGAGAGTTGAAAGTTTTTATTGACCAGAATTTGAGCCCTAGCAAAGGTGAGTTGCCTAGAGGAGTTTAGAGACCAGGATGGGACTATATAAACTTACAAAATAACAGGGAGGAAGATTTAATATTACTTCTCAGTATTTGCTATCTGGATGGCAGGTAAGTGGTTGTTAGTGCTGGTATGTTGTGCTTGGGGGGGTGGTTTcaatccctgttcctgctgtaatacccttgagtaagatattTACCTTGATTTGCTCAATTACAAATGAGTAAGTCATTGTATGTAGCTAAACCCAAAACTAAGTTCAATCCATTTTCCATTATTGTGatcttatttatttgtctggatttttaagttttcttcAGGAACTGTTTAATGGTTTTTAAATGTTCGGTTTTAGTTAACCTGCAACTGATCATGTGTGCACCTCTTCATTCTGTTTTAGACAGTTTTAGATCAACAGAGCTGTTCCTGCACAACAGCACAGATTCACAAACCTAACAAAACCTcatctttttttcattcattgtaccttttttattattgtaatactGTTCTTACCTTCAGGTAGAAATATGTGCAACtttctatggaaaaaaaaaaatgcaagctgTAATCAAAACACATGCCTCCTTGCCATCGTCACGGTCCCTCCACCCTGTTACTGTCTTAACGGCACTAGAAAAAATGGAGCAATTTCACTTAAAGTATGTAGCTTTGTGTGCttagaaacaaaaacagtgaCGTGGCACAGTTTGGTTTATTATGACAAAGGTAACAGAAAAGGGTAAGACTAGTCCCAGTGCCTCGCAGCGATGGCTACTTTCAACAGGGCTTGACAAGAGCTGTAGATGGAATGGACATATAGTGCTCTCCTCTAGTAGGATATCTTTTCACGATGCTTGCAGCTCACGGCATGAACAGAAGCAGGTGGCTCACAGCATGCACACAGGAGCAGACGTGTGCTTGTATTTGCTCCTCATATGGCTTTACTGTCATGTTTAGAATGCAAAGTGTAATTGTGATTTTGACTGAATTTAGAGAAAaggttgaaaaataaatgacttgCAGACTACTTTATAGTATGGTAACAGTTGCTATTTAGGAAATTTCTTGATTCTAATGAGGGTAATTCTGTAGTTTAAAGGTTTTTGTACAAGGTGTAAAGGCATACAGGAAGATTCACAatagaacatttttttacagatcAGGAAAAGTTTTTCTTGACTGCATCAATTAGTATGTTAGCAGCTGTTGAAATATTGTAATTGGTGTATTCAGGTACATTACCTGCTTTAGTTATTCTTAGCTTTTCAACACTTCTGTTTCAGCACAGGTACAAATGATACATCTTGACACACCTTCAAtgacaaatatatttaatgtcACATGATTAAAAAGGAATGAGttctccatttttaaatttggttCAGTGAGTCTGAACTGTGTGATTTTAAACTAGAAAATTAATAGCTCTAACAAAACCCCACATATATTGGAGTCTGCTAGGACCAGGGTTGACTAACTCTGACACATAGTGGGAGGGGAATTAATATCTCTCACATTTTGCACCTTTAGTTAGTTCTGATGCATAACAAtggattttcagttttcatttaaaacatttttgggtCATTGTTTTTGTATTACCTATTAATTGTAAATTTAACAGATGGCAAATAGATCTGTGCTTAACAACTGCAACTAATTAGGATGTTTTATCTAATTGTACCTGATGGTCTTGAGGACCAAAAAATCTTGCTCTGGGGATCAGGATTAAATAATATACAAGTTAGTGAATGTTTTAGAACTGAAGGCCAGATAAGCTGTTGCCAGATGACCCTGTTTCAgcagcagatggcagtaaaatcTCACATGGGTGGTATATGTGACCTTTCCCCATACTTGGCAGTTCTGCTGAACTCCAGCATCTGATGTATAGCTGCCATACACTCCATGTGCCCAATGCTGGACTGCTTTGAATGGCCTTTTGTGATGACTTTGGTGTATTAGGAACCCTTTGGTAatgtgtgtctccccccccccccccccccccccaaataagaCTTTTTCCATGCACACAGATGGGAGTAGTCCTTTGTTAGTAAGACATTGTAGTTTGTGCAAACTACAGTGTATATTGGATCTAATGGTCAGCTGTGGTTTTACTTGCAGTTAGAAGTATTTCtacaacatgtttttaaaattacccAACAATTCAAAGTATATTGCAGATTCAAAAACAGATTTGAATATAAAAAGTAATTCATaggcatgctttttttttttttttgggcagtCACGGTAAGCAAATAATCATGCAAATGTGTGAGCCTCTTTACTTTTGACATAAGGAGTTCATGATGTGTCTTGCCGTGCCCCCCTCAGGAGTTTTGTCACTGGTGACTGTCCATCCGTCGCCTGTAACAGTGGGGAAACAGCTGTTGCCAAAAACTCTGGGCCCTTCCAATGTCAACATTGCCCCACACATGGTGAGTCAAGAACAGGAAACACACCATAGTTCTCATCTTCAGCACAGAAGTGTCCAGGCACAGACAATCATACAATGTCTCTATAGCTGGGCTTATGATGGTATGCCTATAGAACTATGGGGAAATATTGGAGGCAGCCTCCATAGCGATAAAACCCTGTCTTTCCGTTGTTTGAGGTGACCTGTGAGTGTAAGCCTGTAACAAAACCTGCAGTCAGCAGGATTACCCCAATCATCCTATTATAGATAAAGCCTTTGCCTAGGACGATTTGCGGTCTTCCTCTAGCTACTGTAACTCCCTCCGCCCATCATGTTCCTTAGCCATTTAATTATGGAACCAAATAACTTATGTGGTCTTTTATGAATTACAAGGGTGGCTCAAAATGAATCAAAATTGCAAGGGGGGGACAGATGCAATATTTTCAATCAATTTCTGACATTAAAGGTTGGTAGTGTAGATGAATTTAATTTGTGCCTGAAAAAGATGAATGGTCAGTCAGATCAACTGTCCCCCCCAAGTGTCTTATTGGTCCTTTATGTTTTCAGAGTACTGTATCAAAGTAAATGCACTGATGTTGATAATCAGTGCTAGTACATTTGACAAGCccaagtaaaacttttttttgttttttaaatatttctgcaggTTATTGGGACTCCTCAGAGGCCCAGTGGCTCTGGGGCCATCCTAGtcagcagcccacacacacccagcagcCAGTTCCTCTCTCAGAGCCAGCCATCTGACTCTTCACCTTGGTCCACTGGGTAAATTTCAGCTGGGTCTTTCTCAAGTCAGAGACCTTTGATAAACTGGAATTTCTGAGAGCTATGTAAATTTAAAGCAGGCTTGCATCCTTTAAGAAATATATCAGTATATTTATTCCAATTAAAAGTTGTTTTGCCAATTGGAATGCTAGATGAATCAAAACTTCAACCAGGGGAAtctaatattaaatgtaaaagtttcagAAAGCATCAGTTGGAACATCTGTATAGTTGTACGGAGGATTGTTACTAACAGTAAAGACAATTGATTGAATATGGTTAACCTTCTTTCCAAAGGAAGCGTAGTAAAAAGGGGGAGAAGAATGGAAAGGGGCTCAGACACTTCTCTATGAAGGTTTGTGAGAAGGTCCAGAAAAAGGGTGTCACCACCTACAATGAGGTTGCAGATGAGCTGGTGGCAGAATTCAGCGCGTCTGACAATCATATCTCTCCCAGTGATTCGGTGAGATGAACTGACACTATCTAAAGTGGGCAATTTATGTCTttcatgctttgttttttgctttccgGATGCTTTGTTGTTGGGAAATGTATGGTTGACACTGAGAGTAGTTTGTTTGTTCTAGCATGTGTATGACCAGAAGAATATTCGACGCCGTGTTTATGATGCACTCAATGTGCTAATGGCAATGAACATCATCTCTAAGGAAAAGAAGGAGATAAAGTGGATTGGGTTGCCAACCAATTCTGCTCAGGAATGCCAGAACTTGgaggtacattttaaatatactcTCAGCTATTGACCGTAATGAGCCAGATCATAAAGATCCCCATGAAGGTTTTAAAGTTTTGGATAGGGATATTAATCATTGGGGCTTTCTTCAGactgatatatttttatatgccTTTTTCATTTTAGGTTGAAAGGCAAAGAAGGCTTGAAAGAATCAAGCAAAAACAATCCCAGCTACAAGAACTTATTTTGCAggtgaggggaaaaatgtaCAAGAAATACACAACTGCACACTTGCTGAGGATTTGTATCTGGCTGCTGCCTTGAAGTTCTGTTTGATGAAAAATACTATCTAAATTTTAACCATATTAGTGAAATTTTAGTCACGTAAATCAGCAACTCTCGTAAATGTGTATAAGCAGTTTTCCCACCTTTTGTCTCCAGCAAATTGCCTTTAAGAAGTTGGTACAGCGGAACCGCCAGGTGGAGCAACAGACGAAGagaccaccccccccaaactcAGTCATTCACCTTCCCTTCATTATTGTCAACACCAGCAAGAAAACTGTCATTGATTGCAGCATCTCCAACGACAAGTGAGGCGATGGGTTTGTGGGTAGCTTTTTAACTGACTGCTTTTTGATAGCACTATTTGAATATTTGATAGATTTGGCGGCCTTGCTATTTGTGCAACACCTACTGATATTGACTTGGTCACTTATATATTTGTAGGATTAAATCTTATGCGCGTCTGTCTTGCTCATTCAGGTTTGAATATCTTTTCAACTTCGACAATATGTTTGAAATTCACGATGACATTGAGGTGCTGAAGAGAATGGGCATGGCATGTGGCCTTGAGGTGGGAAAGTGTTCCCCAGAGGATCTGAAGATAGCCCGCAGTCTGGTGCCCAAAGCCCTTGAACCCTATGTCACAGGTGAGCCAACTAGCACTTGCCAGTCTCTCAAGCATCATGTGGCATGCCAAAAGGGTTTTTCTCTGATCTCTTCTTTACCTTACAGAAATGGCACAAGGGTCAATAAGTAATGTCTACATCTCAGGAGTGTCATCTAATGGAGGGCGATACCACACTGGCAGGTGAGTTCCATTTCATATTAAAGTATGAAAAGAAGGAAAGGTCTTATTATGGCAGGTTGTGAACAAACTGTAAtgggtctcttt from Scleropages formosus chromosome 12, fSclFor1.1, whole genome shotgun sequence harbors:
- the tfdp1b gene encoding transcription factor Dp-1b is translated as MAKDGGLIEANGELKVFIDQNLSPSKGVLSLVTVHPSPVTVGKQLLPKTLGPSNVNIAPHMVIGTPQRPSGSGAILVSSPHTPSSQFLSQSQPSDSSPWSTGKRSKKGEKNGKGLRHFSMKVCEKVQKKGVTTYNEVADELVAEFSASDNHISPSDSHVYDQKNIRRRVYDALNVLMAMNIISKEKKEIKWIGLPTNSAQECQNLEVERQRRLERIKQKQSQLQELILQQIAFKKLVQRNRQVEQQTKRPPPPNSVIHLPFIIVNTSKKTVIDCSISNDKFEYLFNFDNMFEIHDDIEVLKRMGMACGLEVGKCSPEDLKIARSLVPKALEPYVTEMAQGSISNVYISGVSSNGGRYHTGSESVDGTMASSSNGSHYSGSRVETPVSYMDEDDDDDDYDENDDDD